A single Alcanivorax borkumensis SK2 DNA region contains:
- a CDS encoding circularly permuted type 2 ATP-grasp protein: MRSLQLPAVPGFDEMIAPGGEVRPHYTSYHDWLLRQDRSLLLRKRKEAELQFHRVGITFNVYGEESGTERLIPFDTLPRVLPASEWSLLERGAIQRVQALNLFLHDIYHDQNIIRDGRIPAEQIFGNAQYQPCMQDVDLPNQVYSQISGVDLIRDGEGSWFVLEDNLRTPSGVSYMIENRRMMMRLFPELFAGQSVAPVEHYPALLLETLQQSATHSHPCVVLLTPGQFNSAYFEHAFLAQQMGIELVEGADLFVKNGYVYMRTTAGPQKVDVIYRRIDDAFLDPLAFRSDSMLGVPGLISVYRQGNVVLANAVGTGVGDDKSIYPYVPDMIRFYLDEEPILSNVPTWQCRKQDDLKVVLEKLPELVVKEVHGAGGYGMLVGPAASQTEIESFRARLLADPDNYIAQPTLSLSTCPVFVDEGIAPRHIDLRPFVLSSNEPRVVPGGLTRVALKPGSLVVNSSQGGGTKDTWVLESGEDSTC; the protein is encoded by the coding sequence ATGCGTTCATTACAGTTGCCGGCAGTGCCCGGTTTCGATGAGATGATAGCGCCGGGCGGTGAGGTGCGACCTCACTACACGAGCTACCATGATTGGTTGCTCCGACAGGACCGAAGCTTACTGCTACGTAAGCGCAAGGAAGCAGAGCTGCAGTTTCATCGTGTTGGGATTACGTTCAATGTTTACGGCGAGGAGAGCGGCACCGAACGACTTATCCCGTTTGATACCCTGCCGCGTGTCTTACCTGCCAGTGAGTGGAGTTTGTTGGAACGCGGTGCTATTCAGCGTGTTCAGGCACTGAATCTATTCCTGCATGATATTTACCACGACCAGAATATTATTCGCGACGGGCGTATTCCCGCAGAGCAGATTTTTGGTAATGCCCAATATCAGCCCTGTATGCAGGATGTTGACCTCCCCAATCAGGTCTATTCGCAAATCAGCGGGGTCGATCTTATTCGGGATGGTGAAGGATCTTGGTTTGTATTGGAGGACAACCTACGTACCCCTTCGGGGGTAAGCTACATGATTGAAAACCGGCGCATGATGATGCGCCTTTTTCCTGAATTGTTCGCCGGGCAGAGCGTGGCGCCAGTTGAGCACTACCCAGCATTGTTGCTGGAGACATTGCAGCAAAGCGCCACTCACAGCCATCCCTGCGTTGTGTTACTTACCCCGGGGCAGTTTAACAGTGCTTATTTTGAGCATGCCTTTTTGGCCCAGCAGATGGGTATCGAATTGGTAGAAGGCGCTGATCTGTTTGTAAAGAATGGTTATGTCTATATGCGGACTACCGCGGGCCCGCAGAAGGTGGACGTGATTTATCGGCGTATCGATGATGCGTTTCTTGATCCACTCGCGTTCCGTTCGGATTCCATGCTCGGCGTTCCCGGATTGATCTCGGTTTACCGTCAGGGGAACGTGGTGCTGGCCAATGCGGTGGGTACCGGAGTGGGCGATGACAAATCTATCTATCCCTATGTGCCGGATATGATTCGATTCTATCTTGATGAGGAACCGATTCTCTCCAATGTCCCTACTTGGCAATGCCGAAAACAGGACGATCTGAAGGTAGTGTTGGAAAAATTACCGGAACTGGTTGTTAAAGAGGTTCATGGCGCCGGTGGTTACGGGATGTTGGTGGGGCCAGCAGCCAGTCAAACAGAAATTGAATCGTTTCGAGCGCGGCTGTTAGCGGATCCCGATAATTACATTGCACAACCCACTTTGTCATTGTCTACATGCCCGGTGTTTGTTGACGAAGGTATTGCCCCTCGACACATTGACCTGCGACCTTTTGTGCTCAGCAGTAACGAACCCCGAGTCGTACCCGGTGGGCTGACACGGGTTGCGCTTAAGCCCGGTTCCTTGGTTGTTAATTCCTCACAGGGTGGTGGTACCAAGGATACTTGGGTTTTGGAGAGCGGGGAGGACAGCACATGCTGA
- a CDS encoding alpha-E domain-containing protein, translated as MLSRTASDLYWLSRDVERAENTARVLDVVWNLSLIRYAVDTQQEITAPLSITGTWDDYSARYGKVTTNNVLYFFTLDPDSPASIYSCLRQARASAHAVRGKITSEMWESVNGTWLELKEISQTGLQNYGETAFFEWVKNRSHLFRGATYGTLMRSDTFRFLRLGTFIERADNTARILDVKHREEESESDSTVDYYRWHALLRSLGGYEAFREMFSETINAERVAELLILRPEVPRSLLSCLQMLCELLPAIEGEAGLEAKRLAAVQLARLQYGDMGHILEIGLHNYLTDFLRRINELADTIQSEYLELVWN; from the coding sequence ATGCTGAGTCGTACGGCATCCGACCTATACTGGCTATCACGTGACGTCGAACGGGCAGAAAATACCGCCCGGGTGCTGGACGTGGTGTGGAATCTGTCACTGATTCGTTACGCGGTCGATACCCAGCAGGAAATTACGGCGCCATTGTCCATTACCGGTACCTGGGATGACTATAGCGCCCGTTATGGCAAGGTAACCACGAATAATGTGCTGTACTTTTTTACCCTTGACCCTGACAGCCCAGCCAGCATTTATTCCTGTCTTCGCCAGGCCCGAGCCAGTGCTCATGCGGTGCGAGGAAAAATCACTTCAGAAATGTGGGAAAGCGTTAACGGTACTTGGCTAGAGCTCAAGGAAATCAGTCAAACCGGGCTGCAGAATTATGGCGAAACCGCTTTCTTTGAGTGGGTGAAAAATCGATCACACCTGTTCCGTGGGGCTACCTATGGCACCCTGATGAGAAGCGATACTTTTCGTTTTTTACGCTTGGGGACCTTTATTGAAAGGGCGGATAACACCGCTCGTATTCTCGATGTTAAACACCGGGAAGAAGAATCGGAGAGTGACTCCACGGTGGATTATTACCGTTGGCATGCCTTGCTACGTTCATTGGGAGGGTACGAAGCTTTTCGCGAAATGTTTAGTGAAACTATTAATGCCGAGCGCGTTGCCGAGTTGTTGATTCTCAGGCCGGAAGTTCCCCGGTCGTTGTTATCGTGTCTGCAAATGTTGTGTGAGCTTCTGCCTGCCATTGAAGGAGAGGCGGGACTTGAGGCTAAACGCTTAGCTGCTGTGCAACTTGCTCGTCTTCAATATGGCGACATGGGGCATATTCTTGAGATTGGACTGCATAACTACCTGACTGATTTCTTGCGCCGGATTAATGAACTGGCTGACACCATTCAGAGTGAATACCTGGAGCTGGTATGGAATTAA
- a CDS encoding transglutaminase family protein produces MELTIRHSTEYRYSERVKHSTQYLRLTPRPSLRQKVLNWTMDLPEHAEKVSDGYNNILHVLTLDRPHQAINLTVHGQVEITDEDSEDADQRLSPLVFTRNTSLTKADDCLEELAHRYDGMSAERHLENLSEAILSGMPFTPGATHVGSRASDAWSLQKGVCQDHTHVFLACCRALGMPARYVSGYLYSRDSEHVASHAWAEVWHDDSWHTFDVTNQTCLPRQHLKLAVGMDYLDACPVRGVRFGGGVESLEAVAWVSETVPSQSQ; encoded by the coding sequence ATGGAATTAACAATACGACATAGCACGGAATATCGTTATTCGGAACGGGTTAAGCACAGTACCCAGTACCTGCGGCTGACCCCCAGACCTTCGCTACGACAAAAAGTGCTGAACTGGACAATGGACTTGCCTGAACATGCGGAGAAAGTATCCGATGGGTATAACAATATCCTCCACGTGCTTACTCTGGATAGGCCCCACCAGGCTATTAATCTGACGGTACATGGACAGGTTGAGATTACGGATGAGGATAGCGAAGATGCCGATCAGCGCCTTTCTCCGCTGGTCTTTACACGTAATACCTCGTTGACAAAGGCGGATGATTGTCTGGAAGAGCTAGCTCACCGATATGATGGCATGTCAGCGGAGCGCCATTTGGAAAATCTGAGCGAAGCAATACTTAGTGGCATGCCTTTTACACCAGGGGCAACACACGTAGGAAGCCGTGCCAGTGACGCCTGGAGCTTGCAGAAAGGGGTGTGCCAGGATCATACCCACGTATTTTTGGCGTGTTGCCGTGCACTGGGAATGCCTGCGCGTTACGTTAGCGGTTATCTGTATAGTCGCGATTCAGAGCATGTGGCTAGCCATGCATGGGCTGAAGTTTGGCATGATGACAGTTGGCATACCTTCGATGTTACCAATCAAACCTGTTTGCCGCGCCAGCATTTGAAACTGGCGGTGGGCATGGATTACCTAGATGCTTGTCCTGTTCGTGGCGTCCGCTTCGGGGGTGGGGTAGAGTCGCTCGAAGCTGTGGCATGGGTTAGCGAGACCGTGCCTTCACAATCTCAGTGA
- a CDS encoding proteasome-type protease has translation MTYCVAMGLEQGLVFAADSRTNAGVDQIATYRKLHKFEVAGERAVVILSAGNLATTQSVISLLNMRLGSDRPNLHGVSSMYDVASVVGSTCREVIMRDSGQSQSSVNFGSSFIVGGQIQGEAPRLFLVYPEGNFIESTRDTPYFQIGETKYGKPILDRVVDYSLSLKDAAKCALISLDSTIRSNLSVGLPLDVLLYQKDSLSLNNHHNVTENDANFRALGEAWSQGLREAFSCLPDVQW, from the coding sequence ATGACGTATTGTGTGGCCATGGGACTGGAGCAGGGGTTGGTCTTTGCGGCTGATTCACGAACCAATGCCGGAGTAGATCAGATCGCTACCTACCGTAAACTTCACAAGTTTGAAGTAGCAGGCGAGCGCGCTGTTGTGATACTCAGCGCGGGCAATCTGGCAACGACTCAGAGTGTGATCAGCCTGCTTAATATGCGTTTGGGTAGTGATCGGCCTAATCTTCATGGCGTGTCTTCCATGTATGATGTTGCCAGTGTGGTGGGCAGCACGTGCCGGGAAGTGATTATGCGTGATTCTGGGCAAAGCCAAAGCAGCGTAAATTTTGGCAGCAGTTTCATTGTTGGAGGCCAAATACAAGGCGAAGCTCCACGCCTTTTTCTTGTTTATCCGGAAGGCAATTTTATTGAGAGCACTCGGGATACTCCCTATTTCCAGATTGGTGAAACCAAGTATGGCAAGCCAATCTTGGACCGTGTGGTGGACTATTCGCTTTCGCTAAAAGATGCAGCAAAATGTGCACTTATTAGCTTGGATTCTACTATCCGTTCTAACTTATCGGTTGGCTTACCCCTTGATGTGTTGCTCTACCAGAAAGACAGCCTCAGCCTGAATAATCACCACAATGTTACGGAGAACGATGCGAATTTTCGCGCCCTGGGTGAGGCATGGTCGCAAGGACTACGGGAAGCTTTTTCTTGTTTGCCCGATGTGCAGTGGTAA
- a CDS encoding LTA synthase family protein, translating to MTWLKSRRLQYLLAITALFFSLMVVLRVVFYFGFSEIPSSTTVDSEAVLSALGIGLRFDLRLALLIMLPLAALAYLPRFNILNSGLMRFLAHSYLIIVLVLLGLTYVLDFGHYAYLGERLNVTALRFLQDTRDSTLMVWESYPVIWITLGLIAGVAACYWLARIAEHKLLQRPATKISWLQATAGFLVCFTLFFFAILGRVSNINILNPIPLRWSEAFVSGDRAIGALGLNPVLYFRDTLVIPVSPFDEDKVTEYYPLIADHLGIPEHQRQDLNFTRMMDVQSHKLDYDRPPNVVFIMLESLGASRVSSYGLPVESTPNLDQLGHDGWRFEHFYVPVTGTAKTIWATFTGIPDVAPIESASRNPLTSHQRTVLNAFEGYRKFYFIGGNAGWANLDGFVQQTIDGLELHEEGDWQSPDVDVWGISDLNLFRESNQILAELPEDQPFFAFIQTAGNHRPFTIPENNGDFQARTDLSDEELAKFGFRSAAQFNAVRLLDYNVGKYMQWAKESDYFDNTIFVFFGDHSNRITTLPHMPAMDQLELESNHVPHILYAPKYLKPRVIKESVGLVDVLPTIAGMLGLQYPNTTLGRDFQIPAPEGDRANFVVLREGPSPIYGMVTKDFLVRMNADGSNATLHDLHSDTPSHDEAAQHPEAFKQLFDLARGQYETARYMFYDNVDK from the coding sequence ATGACCTGGTTGAAATCCCGACGTCTGCAGTATCTGCTGGCCATCACCGCCCTCTTTTTCTCGTTGATGGTTGTACTACGTGTCGTCTTTTATTTTGGCTTTTCAGAAATTCCATCATCAACGACCGTAGACTCTGAAGCCGTGCTTAGCGCCTTGGGCATTGGACTGCGTTTTGACTTGCGACTCGCCCTGCTGATAATGCTGCCGTTAGCCGCCTTGGCATACCTGCCACGGTTTAACATACTAAACAGCGGCCTGATGCGGTTTCTTGCCCATAGCTACCTGATCATTGTTTTGGTCCTGCTCGGTCTCACCTACGTTCTTGATTTTGGCCACTATGCCTATTTAGGCGAACGGCTCAACGTGACTGCCCTGCGTTTCTTGCAAGACACTCGAGACTCCACCTTGATGGTCTGGGAAAGTTATCCGGTAATCTGGATCACCTTGGGCTTAATTGCCGGCGTGGCGGCTTGTTATTGGCTTGCCAGAATAGCCGAACACAAGTTACTGCAACGACCCGCCACAAAAATTTCTTGGCTACAGGCCACTGCCGGGTTTTTGGTTTGCTTCACTCTTTTCTTCTTTGCCATTCTTGGTCGAGTCAGCAACATCAACATTCTCAACCCGATTCCGCTTCGCTGGAGTGAAGCCTTTGTCTCCGGAGACCGGGCTATCGGCGCCTTGGGTCTCAATCCTGTTCTCTACTTTCGCGACACGCTGGTCATTCCTGTTTCCCCCTTTGATGAGGATAAAGTTACCGAGTATTACCCCCTGATTGCCGATCACCTTGGCATCCCCGAACATCAACGTCAGGATTTGAATTTTACGCGCATGATGGATGTACAGAGTCACAAGCTTGATTATGACCGCCCCCCTAATGTGGTCTTCATCATGCTTGAGTCACTGGGCGCCAGCCGTGTAAGCAGCTACGGTTTACCCGTTGAGAGCACCCCGAACCTAGATCAACTGGGCCACGATGGCTGGCGTTTCGAGCATTTCTATGTCCCAGTAACTGGCACCGCCAAAACGATATGGGCCACGTTTACCGGTATCCCAGATGTGGCTCCAATTGAAAGCGCCAGTCGCAACCCTCTGACCAGTCACCAACGCACAGTGCTGAACGCATTTGAGGGATACCGAAAATTCTATTTCATTGGCGGGAATGCCGGCTGGGCAAATCTGGATGGCTTCGTACAGCAAACCATCGACGGACTCGAACTGCATGAAGAAGGTGACTGGCAATCCCCGGACGTGGACGTCTGGGGCATTTCCGACCTGAACCTATTCCGGGAATCTAACCAAATTCTCGCTGAGCTACCGGAAGATCAACCCTTCTTTGCCTTTATCCAAACCGCAGGCAACCACCGGCCTTTCACCATTCCTGAGAATAACGGTGACTTCCAAGCCCGCACGGACCTATCCGATGAAGAGCTGGCCAAATTTGGCTTCCGAAGCGCAGCCCAGTTCAACGCAGTACGCCTGTTGGATTACAACGTGGGTAAATACATGCAATGGGCCAAAGAAAGCGATTACTTCGACAACACCATCTTCGTATTCTTCGGCGATCACAGTAATCGAATCACCACCTTGCCACACATGCCGGCCATGGATCAGCTGGAATTAGAAAGCAACCATGTGCCACACATCCTGTATGCCCCCAAGTATCTTAAACCCAGGGTCATCAAGGAATCGGTAGGCCTAGTGGACGTGCTCCCCACCATAGCCGGTATGCTAGGGCTGCAATATCCAAACACCACCCTTGGTCGGGACTTCCAAATTCCTGCTCCCGAAGGCGATCGCGCCAATTTTGTGGTGCTGAGGGAAGGCCCCAGTCCAATCTACGGCATGGTGACAAAAGATTTTCTAGTCCGGATGAATGCTGATGGCAGCAATGCCACCTTGCATGATCTGCATAGTGACACCCCCAGCCATGACGAAGCCGCGCAACATCCTGAAGCCTTTAAGCAACTATTTGATCTTGCCCGAGGCCAATACGAAACAGCGCGCTACATGTTTTACGATAATGTGGATAAGTGA
- a CDS encoding acyl-CoA thioesterase: MTFDEILATIDGQGNATFPEGWGQGRTLFGGLVGAVLFEHLEKTVARGRFLRSFSLSFVAPAVPGPVALDETVFREGKSVMQAMVSARQGGQVVAVMLASFGASRQSSVVVEGPSAPVMKSPEQSISVPFIKGLTPDFFSHFNIHYAEGMPPFSGSSEPDYGGYMGFTVPPETMSTAALIALVDTWAPSVLPLLKGPAPASSLTWTMELLDDPSVHSPETLWQYRVNTDQCSDGYGQSQAVVWDAAGKAVALSRQTFTVFA; the protein is encoded by the coding sequence ATGACATTCGATGAGATTCTAGCCACGATTGATGGCCAGGGTAACGCCACGTTTCCAGAAGGGTGGGGGCAGGGCCGGACCTTATTTGGTGGCCTGGTGGGGGCGGTGCTGTTTGAACATTTAGAAAAAACCGTGGCTCGCGGGAGGTTTCTACGTAGTTTTTCTCTCTCTTTTGTCGCCCCTGCGGTGCCGGGTCCGGTGGCACTAGACGAGACTGTGTTTCGGGAAGGCAAATCCGTTATGCAGGCCATGGTCTCCGCCCGTCAAGGAGGGCAGGTGGTGGCGGTTATGTTGGCCAGCTTTGGGGCCAGTCGCCAATCCAGTGTAGTGGTAGAAGGGCCATCGGCCCCAGTGATGAAATCTCCAGAGCAGAGTATTTCGGTACCGTTTATCAAAGGATTGACGCCGGATTTTTTTTCCCATTTTAATATCCATTACGCAGAAGGCATGCCGCCGTTCAGTGGCAGTTCTGAGCCCGATTACGGTGGTTACATGGGGTTTACTGTGCCGCCGGAAACCATGAGCACCGCAGCGCTGATTGCATTGGTGGATACCTGGGCGCCTTCAGTTTTACCTCTGCTCAAAGGGCCAGCACCCGCCAGTTCCTTGACCTGGACCATGGAGCTCTTGGATGACCCTAGTGTCCACTCGCCGGAGACTTTATGGCAATATCGGGTAAACACGGACCAATGCAGTGATGGCTATGGTCAAAGTCAGGCGGTGGTTTGGGATGCTGCGGGTAAGGCTGTGGCGTTGAGTCGACAAACCTTTACGGTATTTGCATGA
- a CDS encoding 1-acyl-sn-glycerol-3-phosphate acyltransferase yields MKSELVPLTARTLGKQVPRRGHWLLAALGRLILTVMGWRIVGDLPDTPRAVLAVAPHTSNIDGVIGISAIQSLRLDVRFMGKHTLFKGRLGRFMYWLGGIPVNRESARDVVDQTTSVMGETPFWLGLTPEGTRKGAKRWKTGFYRIAEQMQVPIVVLGFCYRRRQVRIVDCFLPTGDIDADMARMTASLADIVPRKPAQLSAPLKAEKAARGID; encoded by the coding sequence ATGAAATCGGAACTGGTGCCACTCACGGCGCGGACTTTAGGTAAGCAAGTGCCTCGTCGTGGGCACTGGCTGTTGGCGGCGCTAGGGCGGCTGATTTTGACTGTTATGGGGTGGCGTATTGTTGGTGATTTGCCCGATACGCCTCGGGCAGTTTTGGCGGTGGCGCCACACACGTCGAACATAGACGGGGTCATTGGTATCAGTGCTATTCAGTCTTTGCGCTTGGATGTGCGCTTCATGGGTAAGCACACGTTGTTTAAAGGTCGTCTTGGGCGGTTCATGTACTGGCTGGGCGGCATCCCTGTGAATCGAGAAAGTGCCAGGGATGTGGTGGACCAGACGACGTCGGTGATGGGGGAAACACCATTTTGGCTTGGGCTAACGCCGGAGGGGACGCGTAAAGGCGCCAAGCGTTGGAAAACCGGGTTTTACCGTATTGCTGAGCAAATGCAGGTGCCGATTGTCGTGTTAGGTTTCTGTTACCGGCGCCGGCAGGTCCGGATTGTAGATTGCTTTCTGCCGACGGGCGATATTGATGCTGATATGGCGCGAATGACCGCGTCGTTGGCGGATATTGTTCCGCGCAAACCTGCGCAGTTATCCGCCCCGCTGAAAGCGGAAAAAGCTGCTCGCGGCATTGATTGA
- a CDS encoding GAF domain-containing protein has translation MNDAEQFQTDQTIDPQQESILRDALNTFMVQFDRDLEQRYKQHSHDRTLDLINRSIYLMLGLYLLVVVPVTLIVKTPEMAAWRNYGVYPIAVALVGLWSCTRLDWLRPYAIIVMYLALWLSLSGTILGGIRFNSSFPGQVSSFESIYLLIIAFSILRLPPRQTLITAIIAAVFALAISVITALNIHLLLIMLSFSIPLMICTVNGYILDISARRNFANNLLLAHESAQLNRWRAQAEKDANRQQQLNLFMGQIAGNLTPSQLLERVLGYLVQHVGAKIGAAYMLEGNQLIRKASWALSGEAQAREVVPSDEGLLGAALNQRLLIQQHQVPKHYLDLETGQGKSPPGAVLLWPLIQGDHPLGIIEIANFEGFDQEQQTLISELHHPLSFSLQSAQHRQHLLDQSGKTANV, from the coding sequence ATGAACGACGCAGAGCAATTCCAGACCGATCAGACCATCGACCCACAACAGGAAAGCATTCTTCGCGATGCACTCAATACCTTTATGGTTCAGTTTGATCGCGACCTAGAACAACGCTATAAGCAACACTCTCATGACCGCACACTGGATCTGATCAATCGCTCAATCTATCTGATGCTTGGCCTTTACCTGCTCGTGGTAGTGCCCGTTACCCTAATAGTAAAAACACCGGAAATGGCAGCCTGGCGCAATTATGGTGTGTACCCCATTGCCGTGGCTTTGGTAGGCCTCTGGTCCTGCACCCGTTTAGACTGGTTGCGCCCCTACGCCATTATCGTCATGTATCTGGCTTTGTGGTTGTCACTCTCAGGCACCATTCTGGGGGGCATTCGCTTCAATAGTAGCTTCCCAGGGCAAGTTTCATCCTTTGAAAGCATCTACCTACTTATTATCGCGTTCTCTATTCTACGCTTGCCACCACGGCAAACCTTAATTACCGCCATCATCGCTGCGGTGTTTGCCCTCGCGATTAGCGTGATTACAGCGCTCAACATTCATCTTCTGTTAATAATGCTATCCTTCTCCATTCCACTGATGATCTGCACAGTGAACGGTTATATTCTCGACATCAGCGCCCGGCGTAACTTCGCCAACAATTTGTTGCTAGCACACGAATCTGCACAACTGAACCGCTGGCGCGCACAGGCAGAGAAAGACGCCAACCGACAGCAGCAGCTCAATCTCTTTATGGGGCAAATCGCCGGTAATCTGACTCCCTCGCAATTACTCGAACGGGTGCTGGGCTATTTAGTACAGCACGTAGGTGCGAAAATTGGCGCAGCCTACATGCTTGAAGGTAATCAGCTTATTCGCAAAGCCAGCTGGGCCTTAAGTGGCGAAGCGCAGGCCAGAGAGGTAGTACCCTCCGATGAAGGGCTACTCGGCGCCGCTCTGAATCAACGTTTGCTCATACAACAACATCAGGTCCCAAAACATTATCTGGATTTGGAAACCGGGCAGGGGAAAAGTCCTCCAGGAGCTGTGCTACTCTGGCCACTGATCCAAGGAGACCACCCTCTGGGCATCATAGAAATTGCCAACTTCGAAGGTTTCGATCAGGAACAGCAAACACTTATCAGCGAACTACATCACCCCCTATCCTTTTCGCTACAATCCGCCCAGCACCGCCAGCATCTCCTTGATCAGTCCGGCAAAACTGCCAACGTCTGA
- a CDS encoding acyl-CoA-binding protein, with translation MTDTARFEQAQKDVKTLDSKPSNNDLLFLYAHFKQGSTGDVSGKRPGMMDMVGRAKYDAWAKLKGLSADEAKGKYIDKVDALLKSHKS, from the coding sequence ATGACCGATACTGCCCGATTTGAACAAGCCCAGAAAGATGTTAAAACCCTTGATAGCAAACCGTCCAATAATGACTTGCTGTTTCTTTATGCCCATTTCAAGCAGGGCAGCACGGGCGATGTGTCTGGCAAGCGCCCAGGAATGATGGATATGGTGGGACGTGCCAAGTATGACGCTTGGGCCAAGTTGAAAGGGTTGAGTGCGGACGAAGCCAAAGGCAAATATATCGACAAGGTGGACGCTTTGTTGAAAAGCCATAAAAGCTGA
- a CDS encoding DMT family transporter produces the protein MTIRQAYKADLLLLVVTLLAAISWMFSKEAVLAMPPLLFMSLRFLLASVLLGCIAHRQLRRLSRQQLIRSARVGLVFGTAMSFWIVGLAVGDHVGEGAFLTSLGVVLVPVIARIVFAETVPTSTWLALPVAAGGLALLSLEQGLHLDVGQLCFVAAATIFALYFNLNTRAANTIAIQSASGESIEHPRIPAMALTTVVLAVVALVTGTLSAFSEPWVPVFTSMTPTLVMWIVLSASIGTALRFLVQTYAQSLSLNSHGVVIMVLEPMWTALIAAAWFGEHMTWIQLAGCALIFISLLVNRWRRVRTLLKSLIAPKCP, from the coding sequence GTGACTATCCGCCAAGCTTATAAAGCCGACCTGCTGCTTCTAGTGGTCACCCTTCTGGCTGCCATCAGCTGGATGTTCTCCAAAGAAGCCGTACTGGCCATGCCTCCCTTGTTGTTCATGTCACTGCGCTTTCTGCTAGCCTCTGTGCTGCTAGGCTGCATAGCCCATCGCCAGCTGCGCCGGCTGTCGCGCCAGCAGCTGATACGCAGCGCGCGCGTGGGGCTGGTATTCGGCACCGCGATGAGTTTCTGGATTGTCGGCCTAGCGGTGGGTGATCACGTGGGCGAAGGCGCCTTCCTGACCAGCTTGGGAGTGGTGCTGGTGCCAGTGATTGCCCGTATTGTCTTTGCCGAAACGGTGCCCACCAGCACTTGGCTGGCCTTGCCTGTCGCTGCCGGAGGCTTGGCCCTACTATCACTTGAGCAAGGGTTGCATCTAGATGTGGGCCAGCTCTGTTTTGTGGCCGCCGCGACCATCTTTGCACTGTACTTCAACCTCAATACTCGCGCGGCCAATACTATCGCCATCCAATCAGCCAGCGGTGAGAGTATCGAACACCCACGTATACCGGCCATGGCACTGACTACCGTCGTGTTGGCCGTGGTGGCTCTGGTGACCGGTACGCTGTCAGCCTTCAGTGAACCCTGGGTTCCGGTGTTTACGTCGATGACCCCCACTCTGGTGATGTGGATTGTGCTCAGTGCCAGCATTGGCACAGCGCTGCGTTTTCTGGTTCAGACCTATGCACAAAGCCTTTCCCTAAACAGTCACGGTGTAGTGATTATGGTGCTGGAACCCATGTGGACAGCATTAATTGCGGCAGCCTGGTTCGGCGAACACATGACCTGGATCCAGCTGGCGGGGTGCGCTTTAATTTTTATTTCCTTGCTGGTCAACCGTTGGCGGAGGGTACGGACTTTGCTGAAATCACTGATCGCACCGAAATGCCCCTAA
- a CDS encoding zinc-dependent peptidase: protein MFAAWKNWRDARRVKKMGYTREEWEAAVADWPLMVRFEGQERQALFDLSLRFLARKSIASGGGFAYTDAMCLKVATMACVPILYLGLDWYDGWYTVILYEDAFIPNRPHFSEDGVVHTRGPVLAGEAWHQGPVILSWDAIEEACAPSNQASNVVIHEMSHKLDMRRNGANGRPPLHTGMNPKQWHETFTACWEELLSDYQHHRHMPVDAYALTGPGEFFAVCSEAFFEGPDQLYKDWPALYRLLAQFYRQGER from the coding sequence ATGTTTGCAGCCTGGAAAAACTGGCGTGATGCCCGACGCGTTAAGAAAATGGGCTATACCCGCGAGGAGTGGGAGGCCGCTGTGGCGGACTGGCCATTAATGGTTCGATTTGAGGGGCAAGAGCGGCAGGCATTGTTTGATCTGTCGCTGCGTTTTCTGGCCCGCAAAAGCATTGCGTCTGGCGGCGGCTTTGCCTATACCGATGCCATGTGCCTGAAAGTGGCCACCATGGCTTGCGTGCCGATTCTCTACCTAGGGTTGGACTGGTATGACGGTTGGTACACGGTGATTTTGTATGAGGACGCGTTCATTCCTAATCGCCCTCATTTCAGTGAGGATGGCGTTGTTCATACTCGAGGTCCGGTGTTGGCTGGAGAGGCTTGGCACCAGGGGCCGGTTATTCTCTCTTGGGACGCGATTGAGGAGGCTTGTGCCCCGAGCAATCAAGCCAGTAATGTGGTGATTCACGAGATGTCCCACAAACTGGATATGCGCCGCAATGGTGCCAACGGCAGGCCGCCACTGCATACCGGGATGAACCCGAAGCAATGGCATGAAACCTTTACCGCATGCTGGGAAGAGCTGCTGAGCGATTATCAGCACCACCGGCACATGCCGGTGGATGCCTATGCGTTGACCGGCCCGGGTGAATTTTTTGCGGTGTGTAGCGAGGCGTTTTTTGAAGGGCCGGATCAGCTTTACAAGGACTGGCCGGCGCTGTACCGCTTGTTGGCCCAGTTCTATCGGCAGGGAGAGCGATAA